The following nucleotide sequence is from Aedes aegypti strain LVP_AGWG chromosome 3, AaegL5.0 Primary Assembly, whole genome shotgun sequence.
AATGAATATCTACCAcatttgcattggttttgtgttctgtaactcgatacctccgtAAGTCGATGATCCCCTAAATATGGAGTTGGGGAGAGTTGATTgtataacaaaaattgttgtcAAAAAATAACACAATGAGATATTCTTATGATGTCATTAGTATACATAATTGCTAATTAAACCAAAATAAAACTAAACTGTGTTATAAAATGTTGTTATCGGTAACACAACGGGCTATtttttgctattcaactttgTTTGGGACATTAGTCACTATATAAACTATGATCCACTGCAATTACAAAGCGTGATCTTTGTTCAATTCAAAATGTGTTACTGACTGCCAGGGTAATTGATTTGTGCAGTGGTTCTAAATGATCCTGGCATGCAGAAGTGGACTAGAAAATATGAACActtgtatgagaagacaaaaGTGTAGTTTTTGATCCTAAGAacatccttaaaataatttcacAATTATATTGAATGAAGATGTGGACTTAGAAATATCTTACTTAGAACATAGAGGCTATCCCAAAtcgttaaaatgttttttttaagtttcaagGTCGAAATTATAAAATGGTAATCGTACAACAGATTATTTCAGCGACGGTTTCATGACATGAAAATGCCGTCTATAATAACGACTTTGATTCTAATGATAAAGCCTGTGACAAAGTGTGTCATACTAATTATATTTACCAAGTTTTGCTTAATTAATGAATGGCTGTTATTACATGGAGAACTATATGTAATCCATATTATTACAGtaactcgaattttcaaaactatctCATTTCACGATCCAACAAACTACGCTCAATCGTCCACAAGTTAATGTTCTTTACGTTTACGAGGATCGACCTAATAGATTCACACTTTAAGTCGTAAATTTGCTAATCATCTTCTCAATAGGTTGTAACAGTAAAGATCAAATCGGAAACTATGCAACCGATGACTAGTAGTTACATGCATACCCACTGCGATCGCAAACGATAAACGATCGCACCATTTCTAGCACTTGCAACACGATACCTACTTTCAGGGCGTCTCGTAAACATGCAGACGCTTCTACGGACTGTAGTTAGTGTTTATGCTTTGTGGCACGACTGTCGGCCGAtgagtttttcattttttattttgctcTCCTACATCAAAACAGCACAAACTGGAGCGCCAAGCTGCGCGTGTCTACAGAGAACAGCTAATTGCAGGGTGTTTTGTTACACAATGAAAAAAGAGCACCCACATTAAATCAACTCTGCGAATGGTTGGGCAGATCATATGTTTAGGTCAGAGAATCgccagaattttttttgtaacacatttttttgcggattaaaatttgttcatttttagtATGCGCATGTGAATTACATACGTTTTGTCTTTGTAAGTGTTATCAAAGCAGTGCACTAGGCCTTCTCAATGACCTGATCACACTTCAGTGTGAAATGTAAAAGCATCGTTTTCAAGGATGTGAATAGTGTGTATGACTATCTATTCCACTTACCAGGTAAATCACCCCTACTATCATCGTAAATTCCCTAGCACTGCTGTGATAGCTATAGGCTTTCAACAGCAATATCTATGGGTGGAAAAATTGCAAACACCAATAATAGTGATAATAGTGCGCTTCATTTCGCACCCTCTACTGTTTAGCTTCAACTATAATGATTAATCGTTATCTCACCCTCGGTAGCGTTTATGTGTCTTCGGTTAATCCAAAACCCATTAGCTTTAAAAACGCACCCCCAAAAAACTCAAGCTTGGCAAGCCGCTAGTACAGCAAATCATTAATCAAAGCAGATACTCACTTATCGCAGATAGTAACAAAGCACCAGAAGGCTTGCTCGCTCGGCAAATGCATTAGTAGAAAGGCAGCGATCGGCGCTTGGGCCTGGCAGTAACCTACTTTGGGATTGTGTATCGAGTACGCCTTCAGCACGTTGAACAGCTCCTTCTGGCCGGGTTTCTCCTCGTCGATGAACATCTCGTGATGGGGAAACTGCCGATGTTGGTCCTTCTTGATTTCCTCGATTATTTGCGGATTGCCCGGCTGCCGGAGCAGATCGTTGTACCGATCGGGATACTTCTGGTGCAGCTGGTAGGCTCCTGTCAGGTAGAACCACGCCCGGGGACGCACCGCCTGCGGGATGCCCTTCCGGCATCGTTCCCTAAGCTGTGGGAAGAAAAAAGAAGTTGACATGAATATGTAATGTATTCAGAGGATTCTATACATTTTTACATCTACCCTAAAGCCATTTTCCCGAATGCGATATTTAACAAAATGGTATTTTGtggtaaatttgtaaaaatctcTTAAAGTTAAGCACTTAAAAATGCTTCGATAATCGTTATTTTTGACTCCATGAGTGTTTTTTTAAGACGATTGAGCACATCTTGGAGCGTCATCTTTATATCATACTTTATAGACTACTTTACAAGAATTCTATTCAATagggttgccacatatacaTATTTATCTGTTTTTCTAGAATATTTTGTGACAGcttcagccgagtggttagagtccgcgactaccaagcaaagccatgctgatggtgtctgggttcgattcccggtccagaatattttcgtagtggaaatttccttgacttccctgggcatagagtatgttcgtacctgccacacgatgcacaatgcgaaaatggcaaaccttggcaaagaaagctctcagtcaataactgtggaagtggtcataagaacactaatctgagaagcaggctatgtcccagttgggacgtaatgccaagaagaagaagaagaagaagaagtctcaATTTTTGCTGCTCAAAGATTCTCATTTTCGAGTATtatttaataagcattttccataaatacttatgaaaatttataatgctcaaCTGCCTTAGATGCCTCTTCATTGGTCTAGTGAtttcaaatgttgatttgactattctagttatgattttcatgagttgTCCGGAGTTCGATTCATAGTGTCcgaaataagaatcatgaaaagtccacacatttccatttaaggtaaatgatggcttcggcactctgatggtattttcggcagcactaactaaACGATAAAAACTaatagatatagaaaaaaaagttctacaaagttttcatattttttataatcttcaatattgtagaacattttgttgcgctatcttttgaaataaaaaagtttgagagcgaatttcgaaagctatgaaatttggcgtataggacacttttgcatataacgcgccttgagcaaacaaacaaatgttcagaagacaccaaaaccctatctcttctatttttcaagttattaatttattccacttaatttcgttcaCGACTTTTCTTGCCTAAATAATGCAAACAATTGTCAGATTCATCATTATGGTCACATTTCCTACATTTAAATCACAATTAAGTTTGCCTAGGATACACTTTTTTCAACATTTCATTATAGATTTCACGAAATTGAACTTTATTTCAATCGTCAAGTATGTAATATTATTTCTTACTACAGTCGattctctataactcgatattcaagggaccatcgacttatagaattatcgggTTGCAGAATATACTGACAcacaaaaatcccaaaatcgAAGGAAGGAATCTCTATGTTCCCAAAATACAGGGTATGATTACTTctgaaagcaatattattttgttgatagtattttacaaaatatcatacgcaaacttttttcgaaatgctcgaaaaatgacgttatttttacagacaatatatttttcttattttcataTGGTTCTacatttattacaacttgcataACAATGAACACTGTTcattgttatgcgacttctatgtacatttgttgattttaccgcattgtAAAGGGGCatactgaaaacaaaaactgttgagtattgttctccgtaagattcttgaggaatacattttggtttggtgtcgctAGATatacactagagtgatgcaaattttgaaaagttggctcccctatgcttaaacgatttattttatggtaaatagcatcctcccaaagtttgaaatgattcggaagaaatttgactgtgcacaagccatttgaagtttatatggagattactatggaatacgccaactttttgtgttcaggcCTCTATCGCTgcgacataatattttatggaaaagtgaacaagctcttctcatgtgaaatccttccagctacaactttgctgaagaccacatttcgatagGATTTatggataaattgctattcttaatcataaactgggtttgcattttgcatgcttaaccaactgttcggcaggcaacagtggtgctcatgGGGggagaatagatcaaagtaatccaggctactatgttctacagcaaaaaagcagtgttgctctgaaagtaattgaatgatcatttcagcatgctttaaactttgttaacactaataacaaattatccttacgtcccagcaaattgtggtcttcggcaaagttgtagctggtaAAATTTCACATAAGTAGAGTTTGTTCAcatttccatagattattatttcgagcagttagaggactgaacacaaaaggtttgtcttttccatagtaatttccatagaaacttcgaatggcgtgtgcacaaccaaatttcttccaaatcacttcacattttgggagaatgattttcatcataattgacaccgtttaatcataggggagcaaaaacttcaaaatttgcatcagtctaatatacactcccgtgcatagaTTACGATTCTTatgacactttgattttaaattttggtcgatccaatgctgaggaaattagatatgatttttcagtgtgttttttgaaaaatgtcacaactttaggtaaaaatttagtatcaaaagttttttgaacttttttggaaaaatacatacaaagcaagaataactctttgcctttcgaatgcggcttaaagagtttcaattggacgtgtaatcacagagatatggactgaacacttttgtatgttttttagggggtgaacccaaacttatccACGAGAGTGTATTTGTTGTAAAATGATAGCATGTTAATCACAGTTGATGTATAAAgaacaacagcgcgacagcctgAAGGTTAAGGTTCTACTTAGAATCGATCATTTTCCAAAATTGAAACTGCATTCACTCGGTCCaaaaattttgacactagagcgtgGGGAGCATACGGAAGCGTGCCCCGCTCTAGTGTTACAATTCTTGGACTGAATGAATTTAGTACTCCGTTGGATAAGTCAATCACTCAAACGTATCACCCTAAAAACGTTATTCAGTATTTGCTGCTAGTGCGCAAGCAACGATTAGTAGAGGACGCCATCTTTGAATATTAGCAACATTGTCCTCAAGACAATTGACTATCGAAGCGAAATCATACTCATTGCACCAAGAATTTATTAAGAACTTGATTTATTCAAAGCACTGTACCAATCGGGTTAATGCCGAATTCGGGTAAATGACGTTCGGGTAAATGATTTTAGGGTATTGATTATAGATTCTAGGATTTTTTAAGTGCAAAAAACTCACCTTCTTGTAGTTTTTGTTCATATACTCCTGCCAGTGTTTCATCATATGCAGCCATTTCTTTTCCCGAGCGATGATCTGCTCCCGGGTGAGCGTCTCCTTCGCCGGTTTCTCCGAGAACTGACTGCCGCCGTAGAATCCGTGCCGATCCGGGCACGTCGAGAAGGCACTGGTGGTTGAACAGAGCGATATCGAGTCGGCATTTTTGCTCGACTGTCGGTTCAACGAAATCGAGTTCGAGGTATTGGTCGAAGTAGGTGAGGTGGCCATGGCCGCTAGGGGAATGGCGGGGCTCCGATAGCCACGCGGACGGAATACTTGAAACGGGTGTTTATCTGTGGATGGTTATAAGTGTTAAAAGATAGTTAGAAAAATGTGTAAACTGATAGAACATCAAGTAATAGGTATTCTATCCAACTTTCTGTTCAAGTCTATGATATATCTATATCATATTCTCTTTCAAATTCCTATCCAAATCTGTTCaagccttttttttttgaatctctgTTTGTAACTATGTTGAAATCTTTGTCCAAATCACTATCCAAACATTTGCCCAAATCtaatgtgcttattctgcgcgccgtgtgagtcgagacgagtcgctctcaccgcgagtgacgtgagacgactaatgttaatcaaatgggagcgagtcgacacttgtcacctcattcgactcgtctcacctcacgCGCCGCGTAGAATAAACACATAAGTCCAAGCTTCTATCCAAATCAAAATACTATCCAAATATATGTCCAAATCTCTTTAGAAATCTGTTCAAATATCTAATATAACTCAGTAAAAATCTTAGACTTCATTTGTGCCCAAATCTCAaatcaaatctaatccaaatccaatccaaatccaatccaaatccaatccaaatccaatccaaatccattccaaatccaatccaaatccaatccaaatccaatccaaatccaatccaaatccaatccaaatccaatctaaatccaatccaaatccaatccaaatccaatccaaatccaatccaaatccaatccaaatccaatccaaatccaatccaaatccaatccaaatccaatccaaatccagtcCAAGTCTAATTCAAATCCGAGCCACTAGAGCTAGATATATTGGAATGACAAGTTTACCTGATTTTACGTTACATGGAATTTTGATTTTCCTTACATATCAAAAGGGAATACTTATTCAAACTCATTAACTTGATAGGCTCAATTATATTTGCAAAATGGTTGATATTCCGATCAATCCACCCACAACAATTAATATTGGATGGATGGCCTTATAAACACGCCGAATGCTAATAAACTTTGCTCGCTATCGCAATTCATTACGTTCAGAACTTTAATTCTCCCGGCAACTAGTTACTGCTGGTCCAACTATTGCCCATTGACTTTTCTGAACCCTAACTAAGCGAGAGCGCAATGAAGGAAGCGCGCTTGTTTGGCAATCGTCGTGTCGCTTCGTCACCGCGTCCATCCGATCCGAGCAAATTAAGCCTTTCCTTTCATAGAACGAATATCCGCGATGTGTACTCTCTGAACTGAAGTCACTGGAAATGGAGCACATCACgtacataccgtaaaacggggtatatTTGATACTATGAGTAACTTTTATAGTTCGGGTTATATGACTTGCCAAATGAAATAACAAAACTTGCGATAATCATTTAAGCAAACGAATACAAAAGTTAATAACATATTAGTATAACACTCCATGTCAGAGCCATATTTTTTAGAATCGAGCACATTccaagctttttatttgaacacCAAGTTCGATTACGGGTACGCCTCAGGAACATTTGTATCTGGCAGTCTCCTTGGCTTAATAAGGGATAAATCAtttttgccacacgatatacgaatgaaaaatctaaaattttgatgaaCTTTCAACTATAGTAATTCTCATAGAACACTATgttaagaagcaggctctattttatgataaatttgaagCATTCGGCTCCGTCATGCCTTAATACACATGAgccttttgaaaaatataaaactggcTTTGCTCCAGTGTGGAGTAACTTCAAGGAGAAGtagtgaagaaaaattcaaGGAGTGTTGTAAATGAAACGGCAATGCCTCAGTAGTGCAGAATTTCATCGTTTGTTGACTTATACCATAATTGATTATCACAAAGGAAGAACTGAAAGTAAACGCCTAGAAGTATGCAACGAACTATTTACAAAGTGCAGTTTGTCCAATGTCGTTAAAAGTATATccattattatttaaaaaacgaTTGATTCACATTCAACATATGCCAAAACATGAGAATCTATCAATTcagaaatataatttttaatattatacaaaaatgtaaaaacttATCATGGGTTTTGTGCTGGTAATAACTTTTCTTAGTGATATTTTCTAAGAATTCTGTATTTTAATGCATAAAATGTAAACCACgttttctatttatatcctcTAATCCTCATGTTTTTACATACCTATTTACATCCAAATGTTACCtcaaaatcgaaaatcaaatttcgattatatcaaatattattgatcgattcaaaacaaatcgtcATACGATATTTTAGCCCCAATCAAtaactacccagacaaccaaaatgtacgcataacgaaatcacctggaggctttgtatgtgcaaattgtcacttataagatgtcgcgaaaaggccttctacgtacaaaagtggaggcgatatgcgtgcatatattatgtgatgaataatagcatacaatgcgagtgtataaattttctaccgaaataatttgtgatcttatgcgattaagcttatgataacaaatgttcatttgacagctgctacggaatgattcgacttactttgtacgagtgtacgagacgaaacaaaatgtacaaatgaactcagaaaagaagcgttttatgcgatgaAACTCATCAGTCTGACAaatttatccaccgtgttttgcgggtttgatgtgatTTGCACGAGTAAACGAATTATTACGTGCACTTTTtagcgacttctggttgtctgggtaagatACCGATACTTGTTTaaaagaataaaaagatttccttccataaaaaactaacaaagtcaccccgttttacggtacctactaAGAAGTCCGACGAGCTCAGTTTACACGGCGGTGGTTTACTATATTTGCAGTAACGATAAAAACAGCAGACAGATGAGTGAAAACAAACTCCGACCACTAGTATGAATGTAGCCACGTTTCTACACACAGAGACAGGGAGGTGTTTGGATGATGTGACGGAACACGTCGTATTTATATGCAAAAGTCACGATCAGAAGGATTAGGCGTAAGACCAATAAACTGGCAGCTTCG
It contains:
- the LOC5564181 gene encoding TBC1 domain family member 10A gives rise to the protein MATSPTSTNTSNSISLNRQSSKNADSISLCSTTSAFSTCPDRHGFYGGSQFSEKPAKETLTREQIIAREKKWLHMMKHWQEYMNKNYKKLRERCRKGIPQAVRPRAWFYLTGAYQLHQKYPDRYNDLLRQPGNPQIIEEIKKDQHRQFPHHEMFIDEEKPGQKELFNVLKAYSIHNPKVGYCQAQAPIAAFLLMHLPSEQAFWCFVTICDKYLKDYFTPGLEMLQRDAGMLNGLLKKTSPSVYRHLQKHKVDPLLYMTDWFLCAMTRTLPWDTLLRVWDCFLCEGIKILFKVALVILGASLSSHKVRKQANGLCETLEVLRSPPKKYLEADFVMHHIFRLNITVEDFIHEHKKQEMLHRKAKVS